The following are encoded in a window of Labrus bergylta chromosome 16, fLabBer1.1, whole genome shotgun sequence genomic DNA:
- the LOC109985863 gene encoding retinoic acid-induced protein 1: protein MQSFRERSGGYHSNQPCYQQEPHELSRLETYRQHPHHPQPQHPHPSPGPHPGPGPGPGHTRTGYEALSLANPTSMPPTGGPGTGGGPKDCYSQQAYPGYPGNGGGNGSGNGGSAPSQAKKSYRPSKVPQTNTTQHLQGPGAYSNHMGPGSYSAQYISEGHLQQKWEDQAQLAQYDQELIGRMEGSGTPAPGSSQYMDQNMLGHSQTQCHQPSTPAYTSPHHQPHPPNPAQSPLMYPQSHLHYPQHSPSPSPYMEKCSPMPHCYKGYNMPTNSQYGRQMSSNINLKQGGYRPTQNSYSYQQPPSRAYEQQPPLQAMTNPQESHTKYQHYSQPQQNYCLSDLSVRSPEQYYQTCSPSSSHSPARSVGRSPSYSSTPSPLMTNPESFQYGQPPMTPGAASSSSSSSAGMQDQASTNTMLMPPRSHPSPNVPHAAPHSYTTTPQVPTMKERFSEKLLSNPSLWSLNALTSQVENISNNVQQLLLSEALVANKKGSKRSSGGSNSSVGSGASSKKGDEYKSPPYPDSGAGSVGPMQDPYSTPQHQPMPMELHEGGYSSSSDEQLERGYYYCGQGRSPAQAPNNTQQSLDTASSCSMTSPDDMSTRSGDSGLHNLTPDPTRCQSGQGDGMSTPVKSIGDERSPTSITIPSPMKQERDSPLDIQHISEPVKENFEESAWTEKPVDKEEVTTDKNPDLNRDSDMAKSTENLEKWSDEEKCTARYSDLNKDETDKGYCYKETLYQHVQSKYDSDARDSVEQSPAALSDSSHKEHFVNEMKSEAFKSESPTASESSVKTLPFVSGGDLEQDQYSTEKDDSSENASPTPLAEVLNESNLDKRESRDEEDEEREDEEEAEEKNEEIQKEKLHTLSPPLSADEREELGEGETVSQSSTEDHMNNKNVPEKPLGDLCRRTENQNTELLIDNESAGAPSHPNPAAVTAAAGASERESAIGDTAPQPQSSLPVFSALNDKGTLQARDHIDHSDTKVLEPDSPQLPGKSILPSAPSWADTPPSPKKGDEDMEPGISCASAVTPLAKPEPVAPSAQPRAFGRKHARGRRRIMQSGDGIRRQLSLEREGEKEQEGAPSPTQKPCMSPSKTVLFTDQTDLAHQESIVSQNPKMLTDAFRSRMCTRSFNSLDSPPKVEPNVKRKPGPKPGPKPGSKPGPKPGPKPGAKPGPKPGPKPGLKPGPKPGLRPGPKPGPKPGQKPVPNEPEVPLKIETTLRRKPGPKPGSKPGAKPGPKPGPKTGSKQAPKPGPKAGHKPGPKPAEILPPADTTPLKGSVGRPKGSVSKVKVVQQEETTQPLTAQQSRNRKSSKASISQVNEDVKPVNQEEKRVNQEEKAPEKESKNMVLRSRKPSQEKPSKEKEKNGGENALPQVVTEIKASDITPKTEVSTLKETITTTPNEVKNTDVPADPPALVAEPLPTEKSEEKTSLPLKRKPSPELSLTQVKKKRGPKPKSKPILPDPAVLEEIVSPLVGSRRKRGSAKKASVVTTPTKDSLPNINETDITTDTPVVPPQCPTRTKVLPPRKGRGQKYEAMVQKITSPSLKKHLPIPQTESNLTDDVTTKVLSQHALKEGETSVLIHGPEMMEGEEKSIDSRQEQYSKEETAQERKKHKISQEASTQKEVRTGSEEEVVNKEEMRQENHKAGTPQDGEADKVWNSRDGPVEVKPQGKSKQQASEALPSTANNSSRTKRKRWAMVESTDASVVALEADSLIVTTPRLAKQRAIKNNHEMHLKQRRKKRKGQSLQEETEIVQEIKVEAAEQQQERVEEKVNTTESAAPLPISQDEIKEAPQVASTDHIQKPRRGRKPSTDPAKRKRSKSSTEPVPGQPLKVHKKPGPKPGMKDAIEVIEAVIRAAGCESDAKEEREKEERERGEIEKPDKQEESVVGPVVTVSDKKTEIITVKRIRRRPVYQNPKLSFCPYVRINNSRDFSSWCAIVNKPEDAVIFQRRRKKGILRMRNPFTVAKVVPQAAAMLQGPLVNTHLRDRCLTCSLCGKPANYRDLGDLCGPYYTEDSVPRKVLTTSHNESLRIGSEKTNDNNNNNNSSNSEESGNSLKDEGECSTKKEGNTEALPQEVSSSSSSSRHHHWRHRRAERPERVGQEGGPRRLTLKERFRRMKQLQSVSTGASGDQGGSGSMFQRLQVEAEAKEHWAHENCAIWTKGVIMVAGRLFGLKEAANNSTQTNCYKCQIAGASLSCCWRGCSHKYHYVCAKEIGCTFHEDDFSIKCPKHEDL from the exons ATGCAGTCCTTCCGTGAGCGCAGTGGTGGTTACCACAGCAACCAACCCTGCTACCAGCAGGAGCCCCATGAATTATCCCGCCTGGAGACCTACCGGCAACATCCTCATCATCCCCAACCCCAGCACCCGCATCCAAGCCCTGGTCCACATCCAGgcccaggtccaggtccagggcACACAAGGACAGGCTATGAGGCTCTTTCACTGGCAAACCCTACAAGCATGCCTCCAACTGGAGGACCAGGAACTGGAGGAGGACCCAAGGACTGTTACAGCCAGCAAGCCTACCCTGGATACCCGGGAAATGGTGGAGGGAATGGAAGTGGAAATGGAGGCTCTGCACCCTCACAGGCAAAAAAATCATACAGACCAAGCAAAGTACCCCAAACCAACACCACTCAGCACCTGCAGGGACCTGGGGCCTACAGTAACCACATGGGGCCTGGTAGTTACTCAGCTCAGTATATAAGTGAGGGCCACCTGCAGCAGAAATGGGAGGACCAAGCCCAGCTAGCACAGTATGACCAGGAGCTGATCGGACGTATGGAAGGTAGTGGTACCCCTGCACCTGGTTCCTCCCAGTATATGGACCAGAACATGCTGGGCCACTCCCAGACTCAGTGCCACCAGCCCTCCACCCCAGCCTATACCAGCCCCCACCATCAACCTCACCCTCCTAACCCTGCTCAATCCCCTCTCATGTACCCTCAGAGTCACCTGCACTACCCCCAGCACTCACCTTCTCCATCACCATACATGGAAAAGTGCAGCCCTATGCCTCATTGTTATAAAGGTTACAACATGCCAACCAACTCCCAGTATGGAAGACAAATGAGTAGCAACATTAATCTAAAGCAGGGAGGTTACAGGCCAACTCAGAACAGTTACAGCTATCAGCAGCCTCCCTCAAGAGCTTATGAGCAGCAGCCCCCTTTACAGGCCATGACCAACCCCCAGGAGTCCCACACAAAATATCAACACTACAGCCAACCCCAACAAAACTACTGTCTCTCGGATCTCTCTGTCAGATCGCCAGAACAATATTATCAGACCTGTAGCCCTTCCTCAAGCCACTCCCCTGCACGTTCTGTTGGGCGCTCCCCTTCGTACAGTTCCACCCCTTCACCGCTAATGACCAATCCAGAGTCGTTCCAGTATGGTCAACCACCCATGACCCCTGGGGcagcctcctcttcttcatcctcttcagCCGGTATGCAGGACCAAGCCAGTACCAATACCATGTTGATGCCCCCACGATCGCACCCTTCACCCAATGTGCCCCACGCAGCACCCCATAGCTACACTACTACACCACAGGTCCCCACCATGAAAGAACGCTTCTCAGAGAAGTTGCTGTCCAACCCCAGCTTGTGGAGTCTGAATGCCCTCACCTCTCAAGTCGAGAATATCTCAAATAATGTCCAGCAGCTTTTGCTTTCAGAGGCTCTGGTGGCCAACAAAAAGGGAAGTAAGCGCAGCAGTGGAGGAAGCAACAGCAGTGTTGGAAGTGGGGCATCCTCCAAAAAGGGTGACGAGTACAAAAGTCCTCCCTATCCAGATAGTGGTGCTGGGAGTGTTGGCCCCATGCAGGACCCTTACTCAACTCCACAGCATCAGCCAATGCCTATGGAGCTCCATGAGGGAGGCTACTCCAGCAGTAGTGATGAACAACTGGAGAGGGGCTACTACTACTGTGGCCAGGGCAGAAGTCCAGCACAAGCCCCCAATAACACACAACAAAGCTTGGATACAGCCTCTTCATGCTCCATGACATCTCCAGACGATATGTCCACTAGGTCTGGGGACTCAGGTCTTCACAACCTTACCCCTGACCCTACTAGATGTCAGTCAGGCCAAGGAGATGGCATGAGTACTCCAGTAAAGAGCATTGGTGATGAGAGGTCGCCGACAAGTATAACAATTCCTAGTCCGATGAAACAAGAAAGGGACTCTCCTTTGGATATACAGCATATCAGTGAGCCTGTCAAAGAAAACTTTGAAGAATCAGCATGGACAGAGAAACCAGTGGACAAAGAGGAGGTGACAACAGATAAAAACCCTGACCTTAACAGAGATTCAGACATGGCTAAATCAACAGAGAACCTTGAGAAATGgtcggatgaagagaaatgCACGGCTCGATACAGCGACCTAAACAAAGATGAGACAGACAAAGGCTACTGCTATAAGGAGACACTTTACCAACATGTACAGAGCAAATATGACTCTGATGCAAGAGACTCAGTTGAACAGTCCCCAGCAGCTCTCTCTGACTCCAGCCACAAGGAACACTTTGTCAATGAGATGAAATCTGAGGCATTCAAGTCAGAGTCTCCGACTGCTTCTGAGAGCTCAGTGAAAACATTGCCTTTCGTTTCTGGGGGTGACCTTGAACAGGATCAATATTCAACAGAGAAGGATGACAGCTCAGAGAATGCCTCCCCTACCCCCCTAGCGGAGGTCTTAAATGAGAGCAACTTggacaagagagagagcagagatgaggaggatgaagagagagaagacgaggaagaagcggaagagaaaaatgaagaaatacagaaagaaaagctACACACTCTTTCACCTCCTCTGTCTGCCGACGAAAGGGAGGAGCtgggggagggagagacagtgagCCAGTCATCGACTGAGGAtcacatgaataataaaaatgtgccagAGAAGCCTCTTGGAGATCTCTGCAGAAGGACAGAGAATCAGAATACCGAACTCCTGATTGACAATGAGTCCGCAGGGGCACCTTCACATCCTAATCCAGCAGCAGTAACGGCAGCAGCAGGTGCTTCTGAAAGGGAGTCAGCCATTGGTGACACTGCTCCTCAGCCTCAGTCATCTTTGCCAGTTTTCTCAGCTCTCAATGACAAGGGAACACTCCAGGCTAGGGATCATATAGATCACAGTGACACTAAAGTGCTGGAGCCAGACTCTCCCCAGCTCCCAGGGAAGTCGATACTTCCCTCAGCTCCCTCCTGGGCAGATACTCCACCCTCCCCAAAAAAAGGTGATGAGGACATGGAACCAGGCATCAGTTGTGCCAGTGCTGTGACCCCCTTGGCCAAGCCAGAGCCTGTTGCCCCATCTGCTCAGCCCAGAGCATTCGGACGCAAGCATGCCAGGGGCAGAAGAAGAATAATGCAGTCAGGTGATGGAATCAGGCGACAGCTAAgtttggagagggagggggaaaaGGAACAGGAAGGAGCCCCCTCTCCTACACAGAAACCATGCATGTCTCCGagtaaaactgttttatttacagATCAGACGGACCTAGCTCATCAGGAGTCTATTGTGAGCCAGAATCCCAAAATGCTAACGGATGCTTTTCGATCTAGAATGTGCACTCGCTCATTCAATTCACTTGACTCACCACCCAAAGTTGAGCCCAATGTTAAGAGAAAACCTGGTCCAAAACCAGGTCCAAAGCCTGGGTCAAAACCTGGACCAAAACCAGGACCAAAACCAGGAGCAAAGCCAGGACCAAAACCAGGGCCTAAACCTGGCCTAAAGCCTGGACCAAAGCCTGGATTAAGACCTGGACCAAAACCAGGGCCAAAACCAGGACAGAAACCTGTGCCAAATGAACCAGAGGTGCCACTAAAAATTGAGACTACTCTGAGAAGAAAGCCTGGACCGAAACCAGGTTCAAAACCTGGCGCTAAACCTGGGCCAAAACCAGGACCAAAAACTGGTTCGAAACAAGCTCCTAAACCAGGTCCAAAAGCAGGACATAAGCCCGGACCCAAGCCAGCAGAAATTTTACCGCCTGCTGACACTACACCTTTAAAGGGCTCTGTGGGTCGTCCCAAAGGGTCAGTTTCTAAAGTAAAAGTGGTACAACAGGAAGAAACAACCCAGCCTTTGACTGCACAGCAAAGCAGAAACAGGAAGAGCTCAAAGGCTTCAATATCACAAGTAAACGAGGATGTAAAACCAGTaaatcaagaagaaaaaagagtaAACCAGGAGGAGAAGGCACCAGAAAAGGAAAGTAAGAACATGGTGTTAAGATCCAGAAAGCCCTCACAAGAAAAAccctcaaaagaaaaagaaaaaaatggagggGAGAATGCTCTCCCTCAGGTtgtaactgaaataaaagccagtgatATTACTCCAAAAACAGAGGTGTCTACCTTGAAAGAAACTATAACTACAACTCCTAATGAagtaaaaaacacagatgttccAGCAGACCCACCTGCACTAGTTGCAGAACCACTCCCAACtgaaaaatctgaagaaaagaCATCGCTTCCACTAAAACGGAAACCTAGTCCAGAACTTTCTTTAACACaagtaaagaaaaagagggGTCCAAAACCCAAATCCAAACCCATACTGCCTGACCCAGCTGTTTTGGAAGAAATTGTCTCCCCACTTGTGGGCTCCAGGAGAAAGCGAGGGTCAGCCAAGAAAGCTTCTGTGGTTACTACCCCAACCAAAGACAGTCTTCCAAACATCAATGAAACTGATATCACAACTGACACTCCTGTGGTGCCTCCTCAATGCCCCACTAGAACAAAGGTTCTCCCACCACGCAAAGGTAGAGGACAGAAATATGAGGCCATGGTGCAGAAAATTACATCTCCTAGCTTGAAGAAACACCTCCCAATTCCCCAGACAGAGAGCAATCTAACTGATGATGTGACAACCAAGGTTTTGTCTCAACACGCCTTGAAGGAAGGTGAGACGTCAGTGCTCATACATGGCCCTGAGATGatggagggagaagaaaaaagcaTAGATTCTAGACAAGAACAATATAGTAAAGAGGAGACagcacaagaaagaaaaaaacacaagattagTCAAGAGGCATCAACACAAAAGGAGGTGAGAACAGGGTCTGAAGAAGAGGTTGTAAATAAGGAGGAGATGAGACAGGAAAACCATAAAGCAGGGACGCCACAGGATGGTGAGGCTGACAAGGTTTGGAACTCAAGGGATGGCCCAGTAGAAGTCAAGCCTCAAGGAAAGTCGAAACAACAGGCCTCAGAAGCTTTACCTTCAACTGCAAATAACTCCTCGAGAACTAAAAGAAAGAGATGGGCCATGGTCGAGAGTACTGATGCCTCAGTAGTAGCATTGGAAGCAGATAGCCTGATAGTTACAACGCCAAGGCTAGCTAAGCAGAGAGCAATTAAAAACAACCATGAGATGCACCttaaacagaggaggaagaagagaaaaggcCAAAGCCTtcaagaagaaacagaaatagtCCAAGAGATAAAAGTTGAAGCAGCGGAACAGCAACAGGAGAGGGTAGAAGAAAAGGTAAACACAACAGAATCTGCAGCACCTCTGCCAATCAGCCAAGATGAGATCAAAGAAGCTCCCCAGGTCGCCAGCACAGACCATATCCAGAAACCAAGGAGAGGCAGAAAGCCATCAACAGATCCAGCCAAAAGGAAACGCAGCAAATCCTCAACAGAGCCGGTTCCTGGTCAGCCACTCAAGGTCCACAAAAAGCCTGGGCCGAAACCTGGGATGAAAGACGCCATTGAGGTTATTGAGGCAGTAATAAGGGCTGCAGGATGTGAGTCAGATgcaaaagaggagagagaaaaagaagagcggGAAAGAGGTGAAATTGAAAAACCAGATAAACAGGAGGAATCCGTTGTGGGTCCTGTGGTGACGGTATCAGACAAAAAGACTGAGATCATAACAGTAAAAAGAATCAGACGAAGACCAGTCTATCAAAACCCTAAACTGTCTTTCTGTCCTTACGTGCGGATTAACAACTCAAGGGACTTTTCCTCTTGGTGTGCCATCGTCAACAAGCCTGAGGATGCAGTAATATTTCAGAGACGGAGAAAAAAGGGCATACTTCGAATGAGGAATCCGTTCACAGTTGCAAAAGTAGTGCCACAAGCTGCTGCCATGCTACAAGGACCCTTGGTAAACACACATCTAAGAGACAGGTGTCTTACATGTAGCCTGTGTGGAAAGCCAGCAAATTACAGAGACTTGGGTGATTTGTGTGGACCCTACTACACAGAGGATAGTGTTCCCCGGAAAGTTTTGACGACCAGCCACAACGAGTCCCTCAGGATAGGTTCAGAGAAGacaaatgacaacaacaacaacaacaacagtagcAACAGTGAAGAATCAGGCAACTCCCTAAAGGATGAGGGAGAGTGCAGCACAAAAAAGGAAGGCAATACCGAGGCATTACCACAAGAGgtcagtagtagtagtagcagtagtcgTCACCATCACTGGCGCCACAGACGTGCAGAAAGACCTGAAAGAGTGGGTCAGGAGGGCGGTCCGCGAAGATTAACGCTCAAAGAGAGGTTCAGGCGGATGAAGCAGCTCCAGTCTGTAAGCACAGGGGCTTCAGGTGACCAAGGCGGCAGTGGCAGCATGTTCCAGAGGCTACAAGTGGAGGCGGAAGCTAAAGAGCACTGGGCGCATGAAAACTGTGCCATCTGGACCAAGGGCGTCATTATGGTAGCTGGGAGGCTGTTCGGCCTGAAAGAGGCTGCAAACAACTCAACCCAAACG AACTGCTACAAGTGCCAGATTGCGGGGGCGTCCCTCAGCTGCTGTTGGAGAGGCTGCTCTCATAAATACCACTATGTCTGCGCCAAAGAGATAG GCTGCACATTCCACGAGGATGACTTCTCCATCAAATGTCCTAAACATGAG GACCTGTAA
- the srebf1 gene encoding sterol regulatory element-binding protein 1, whose product MNSLSFDDPSLDTLDPTLSLNDPSDIDTVLLSDIDDMLQLINNQDMEFGGLFDNPPYTAPAPNRELPGLTQSIATAPPPSTTTTPPPPSSILSSSPHLDALLGPPITRSSSTPDKTFQPPTFQQSPLAQVPITTQRQQPSPPQQVLTMQQAKVEQPKPILSPPAPAQAPSPHGSPVSNLAFTSTQQALFTSPTPQTPPQTQPQLQTQTQPQQTRPIYSSQNSFTVASSVSQPAASLSSSPPSVQPVTIQTHLQALTTASPLLTTTVSSSAQAIAPHVQQVPVLLQPQFIKAESLLLTTLKHDPCIVTTMASPTSLATTNPVQSTSLQAFMGGGTILTTVPVMVDTDKLPINRIAISGKPFGQPHKGEKRTAHNAIEKRYRSSINDKILELKDLVAGTEAKLNKSAVLRKAIDYIRYIQQSNQKLKQENMALKMAAQKNKSLKDLVAMEVDEKADVKAELPTPPASDVGSPSSFSHCGSDSEPDSPMGEDTKPNVGILDGAAAGGGAGGMLDRSRMALCAFTFLFLSLNPLAALLCSSGSSSAESTAAGTTHHAGRSVLGVDIAADSWGWMDWMLPTILVWLLNGVLVSGVLIRLLVYGEPVTRPHSGSSVLFWRHRKQADLDLARGDFAQASQNLWTCLKALGRPLPISQLDLACAALWSLLRFCLQRLGVGRWLAARAGRLRSDRPLQEDACKSSRDAALVYHRLHQLHMTGKLNGSHLSAVHMALSAVNLAECAGSCLPVASLAEVYVSAALRVKASLPRILHFTSRVFLSSARQACLSSSGSVPPAMQWLCHPLGHRFFVDGDWAIRSTPKESIYSQAGNTVDPLAQVTQAFREHLLEKALYCVAQPCGETSPNQGEGEYADALEYLQLLISASDAAGATSQSFAIGSNMATVTGCDPHSKWWSSVAVVIINWLQGDDAAAERLYPTVEHLPRSLQSAESLLPKACLNTFRAVRALLSKPENCQQSLSYSDKASILLRDSLNLGPHCHSSSLDKVVQLLLCDLLLVMRTNVWRLQQQQGTGPAGSGSVGTSGPAGLHQASPPELQGFQQDLSSLRKLAHSFRPAMRRLFLHEATARLMAGASPTRTHQLLDRSLRRRATPGAKTEECETRPGQREQAEAVMLACRYLPPSFLSAPGQRVGMLADAARTLEKLGDKRTLHDCQQMIIKLGSGTTVTNS is encoded by the exons ATGAACAGCCTGTCTTTTGACGATCCTTCGCTGGATACTCTGGATCCAACGTTGTCGCTCAATGATCCCAGCGACATCGACACGGTCCTCTTAAGCGACATTGATG ACATGCTACAGCTCATCAACAACCAGGACATGGAGTTCGGAGGGCTGTTTGATAACCCTCCGTACACAGCGCCAGCTCCCAACCGAGAGCTTCCTGGTTTGACCCAGTCCATCGCCACGGCGCCCCCTCCGAGCACCACTACCACACCCCCACCTCCCTCTTCCATCCTAAGCAGCAGCCCCCACCTGGATGCACTTCTTGGCCCTCCCATCACCCGCAGTTCATCCACCCCAGACAAGACCTTCCAGCCCCCCACATTCCAGCAGTCCCCCCTGGCCCAGGTGCCCATCACAACCCAGAGGCAGCAGCCGTCCCCCCCGCAGCAGGTTTTGACCATGCAGCAGGCCAAGGTGGAGCAGCCCAAACCTATCCTCAGCCCGCCTGCCCCAGCCCAGGCACCTTCACCGCACGGCTCACCTGTATCAAACCTAGCTTTCACCTCAACGCAGCAGGCTCTGTTCACCTCGCCGACACCACAGACTCCGCCACAGACACAACCACAGcttcagactcagactcagccCCAACAGACCCGGCCCATCTACAGCAGCCAGAACAGCTTCACAG TCGCCAGCAGTGTGAGCCAACCCGCTGCCAGCTTGTCATCCTCGCCTCCAAGTGTTCAGCCGGTGACCATCCAGACTCATCTCCAGGCGCTGACCACCGCTTCTCCTCTCCTGACCACGACAGTGAGCTCGTCGGCTCAAGCCATCGCACCGCACGTTCAGCAAGTccct gtgctgctgcagccacagTTCATCAAGGCCGAGTCTCTGCTGCTGACCACTCTGAAGCATGACCCGTGCATCGTCACCACCATGGCCTCGCCCACATCCCTCGCCACCACCAACCCAGTACAGAGCACCTCGCTGCAG GCCTTTATGGGCGGTGGCACGATCCTGACCACAGTTCCCGTCATGGTGGACACCGACAAGCTGCCCATAAACCGCATCGCCATCAGCGGCAAGCCCTTCGGCCAGCCGCACAAGGGGGAGAAACGCACGGCCCACAACGCCATCGAGAAGCGCTACCGATCGTCTATTAACGACAAAATCCTGGAGCTCAAAGACCTGGTGGCTGGAACCGAGGCCAAG CTCAACAAGTCTGCAGTTCTGAGGAAGGCCATCGACTACATCCGTTACATTCAGCAGTCCAACCAGAAACTCAAGCAGGAGAACATGGCTCTGAAGATGGCAGCGCAGAAAAACA AGTCTCTCAAGGACCTGGTTGCCATGGAGGTGGACGAGAAGGCTGATGTGAAAGCCGAGCTGCCCACGCCGCCGGCCTCTGACGTGggctctccctcctctttctcacaCTGTGGCAGTGACTCTGAGCCCGACAGTCCAATGGGGGAGGACACAAAG CCGAATGTGGGCATCCTAGACGGCGCGGCAGCAGGAGGCGGTGCTGGCGGGATGTTGGACAGATCCCGCATGGCGTTGTGCGCTTtcaccttcctcttcctctctctcaatCCTCTCGCTGCGCTACTCTGCTCCTCCGGAAGCAGCTCAGCTGAAAGCACTGCAGCCGGCACCACTCATCACGCAGGAAGGAGCGTCCTGGGTGTGGACATCGCAG CGGACTCGTGGGGCTGGATGGACTGGATGCTGCCGACTATCCTGGTGTGGCTGCTGAACGGCGTTCTGGTGTCAGGGGTTCTCATCCGACTGTTGGTGTACGGAGAGCCGGTGACCAGACCACACTCTGGatcctctgtgttgttctgGAGGCACCGCAAGCAGGCTGACCTCGACCTCGCAAGa GGGGATTTTGCCCAGGCCAGTCAGAACCTGTGGACCTGTCTGAAGGCTCTTGGGCGACCGTTACCCATCTCCCAGTTGGACCTCGCCTGCGCTGCCCTCTGGTCCCTGCTGAGATTCTGCCTCCAGCGTCTGGGTGTGGGCCGCTGGTTGGCTGCCCGGGCTGGAAGGCTGCGATCAGACCGCCCCCTGCAGGAGGACGCCTGCAAGAGCAGCCGTGACGCCGCCCTTGTTTATCACCGCCTGCACCAGCTGCACATGACAG GTAAGCTGAACGGCAGCCACCTGTCAGCAGTGCACATGGCTCTGAGTGCCGTGAACCTGGCAGAGTGTGCCGGCTCCTGCCTGCCTGTGGCCTCTCTGGCTGAGGTCTacgtctctgcagctctgcggGTCAAAGCCAGCCTGCCAAGGATCCTTCATTTCACCTCT cgCGTGTTCCTGAGCAGCGCTCGCCAGGCGTGCCTGTCCTCAAGCGGCAGCGTGCCTCCAGCGATGCAGTGGCTCTGTCACCCACTGGGTCACCGCTTCTTTGTGGACGGTGACTGGGCTATTCGCAGCACTCCTAAAGAAAGCATCTACAGCCAGGCTGGAAACACCG TGGATCCTCTGGCCCAGGTGACTCAGGCGTTCAGAGAACACCTCCTGGAGAAAGCTTTGTACTGTGTGGCCCAGCCCTGTGGAGAGACGAGCCCCAACCAGGGCGAGGG GGAATATGCTGATGCTCTGGAGTACCTCCAGCTGTTGATTAGTGCATCGGACGCTGCAGGTGCCACCTCTCAATCCTTCGCCATCGGCTCCAACATGGCGACTGTGACTG GCTGCGACCCTCATTCCAAGTGGTGGTCCTCGGTTGCCGTGGTGATCATCAACTGGCTCCAAGGAGAtgatgctgctgcagagagattGTATCCCACCGTTGAGCACCTGCCCCGCAGTCTGCAGAGCGCAGA GAGTCTTCTGCCCAAGGCGTGTCTAAACACATTCAGGGCGGTGCGAGCTCTGCTGTCCAAGCCAGAAAACTGCCAGCAGAGTCTGAGCTACAGCGACAAGGCCAGCATCCTGCTTCGAGACAGCCTCAACCTGGGACCACACTGCCACAGCTCCAGTTTAGACAAG GTTGTCCAGTTGCTCTTGTGCGACCTCCTGTTGGTCATGAGGACCAACGTGTGGcgcctgcagcagcagcaagggACCGGTCCTGCAGGGTCGGGGTCAGTGGGCACCAGCGGTCCTGCAGGGCTCCACCAGGCCTCGCCACCAGAGCTGCAGGGCTTTCAGCAAGATCTCAGCTCACTACGCAAGCTGGCACACAGCTTCAGGCCTGCAATGAGAAGA TTGTTCCTTCATGAAGCTACAGCCAGGCTGATGGCGGGGGCCAGCCCCACCCGCACCCATCAGCTCCTAGATCGCTCGCTGCGACGCAGAGCGACGCCCGGAGCCAAGACAG aggAGTGTGAGACGCGGCCCGGCCAGCGGGAGCAGGCGGAGGCTGTCATGCTGGCGTGCCGCtaccttcctccctccttcctgtCGGCTCCAGGCCAAAGGGTGGGCATGCTGGCCGACGCGGCCCGCACGCTGGAGAAGCTGGGAGACAAGAGGACCCTTCACGACTGCCAGCAGATGATCATCAAGCTGGGCAGCGGCACCACCGTCACCAACAGCtag